In Archangium violaceum, the following are encoded in one genomic region:
- a CDS encoding cytochrome P450 → MSKDSTSSGLGSEYNPLDSPQLENPHPFLARARREEPVFFSPLLGSWVVTRHADISAVVADTARFSSAESITVGAATMPREVVTTLMDGYPLVPSLVDNDPPAHTRFRGLVSKAFTGRRLAEKEPFIRALVDELISAFIQEGRADLFLRFAHPLSSSIIAEILGIPRADISRFRRWSDELSTVLAAHGPVEHQVACARGVVDFQRYLAAALEERKTSPREDLLSDIITEGQGMTPPMSMAELVSLLMQVHFAGHETTAGLIVGAVELLLNNPEQLHALRDNPALTAGAVEEAVRMVSPVHAMFRTAREDVELGGIPIPKGAHIRLVYASANRDEHRFHEPECFDIRRPDVKKHLAFGQGLHFCIGAPLARLEARLALEALLRRLPGLRLVPGQKPGFLKSVTVRRHESLEVTWDAPGLDGLARP, encoded by the coding sequence ATGTCCAAAGACAGCACCTCCTCCGGACTTGGGTCCGAGTACAACCCGCTCGACTCTCCTCAGCTCGAGAATCCTCACCCGTTCCTCGCACGCGCACGGCGAGAGGAGCCGGTGTTCTTCAGCCCCTTGCTCGGGTCGTGGGTGGTGACGCGCCATGCGGACATCAGCGCCGTGGTCGCCGATACCGCCCGCTTCTCGTCCGCCGAGTCCATCACGGTGGGGGCCGCGACGATGCCGCGGGAGGTTGTCACCACGCTGATGGACGGCTACCCCCTGGTGCCGAGCCTCGTCGACAACGATCCGCCAGCGCATACGCGCTTCCGGGGCCTCGTCAGCAAGGCCTTCACCGGGCGGCGCCTCGCGGAGAAGGAGCCCTTCATCCGCGCCCTCGTGGACGAACTCATCAGCGCTTTCATCCAGGAGGGACGAGCGGACCTGTTCCTCCGGTTCGCCCATCCGCTGTCGTCCAGCATCATCGCGGAGATCCTCGGGATCCCCCGCGCGGACATCAGCAGGTTCCGGCGCTGGTCCGACGAGCTGTCCACGGTCCTGGCGGCGCATGGCCCCGTCGAGCACCAGGTCGCGTGCGCTCGAGGCGTGGTCGACTTCCAGCGCTACCTGGCCGCGGCGCTCGAGGAGCGGAAGACCTCTCCCCGGGAGGATCTGCTGAGCGACATCATCACCGAGGGCCAGGGGATGACGCCGCCGATGAGCATGGCGGAGCTCGTGAGCCTGCTGATGCAGGTACACTTCGCGGGTCACGAGACGACGGCGGGCCTCATCGTGGGGGCGGTGGAGTTGTTGCTCAACAACCCGGAGCAGTTGCATGCACTCCGGGACAACCCGGCCCTCACCGCGGGCGCCGTCGAGGAGGCGGTGCGGATGGTCTCCCCCGTGCATGCCATGTTCCGCACCGCACGGGAGGACGTGGAGCTCGGGGGCATCCCGATTCCGAAGGGCGCCCACATCCGGCTCGTCTACGCCTCGGCCAACCGGGACGAGCACAGGTTCCACGAGCCGGAGTGCTTCGATATCCGGAGGCCTGACGTCAAGAAGCACCTCGCCTTCGGCCAGGGCCTCCATTTCTGCATCGGCGCGCCGCTCGCACGGCTCGAGGCGCGTCTGGCGCTCGAGGCGCTGCTCCGGCGTCTCCCAGGTCTCCGGCTCGTGCCGGGGCAGAAGCCGGGTTTCCTGAAGAGCGTCACCGTCCGGAGGCACGAGAGCCTCGAGGTGACGTGGGACGCCCCTGGGCTCGATGGGCTGGCTCGGCCCTGA
- a CDS encoding NmrA family NAD(P)-binding protein, translated as MNSSAPVLVTAATGRQGGATARALLAEGSTSVRVMVRSPDAPNAKALAAAGAEVVVGDLDDPRSLRAACAGARAVFSMQSPIVSATGVDYSKEREQGKNLVEAALAEGVGTFVHTATSGVGDHRNVEGWAEGRWKSHEDYWENKLATCELVRNAGFDHWTIILPATFMDHPMLDPAGFADGRRLVTVIRTDRPIGLIAPEDIGKAVAAAINDPARFKGVTLQLAGDLLTIPQIAEILSRLDGKEYVVQSGTVEEAVAAGLHPGVARGLTYMNVAPVLARPESARSYGLSPMSFETWARQQRRMT; from the coding sequence ATGAACAGCAGCGCTCCCGTTCTCGTAACCGCCGCCACAGGGCGACAGGGCGGCGCCACCGCCCGGGCGCTGCTGGCCGAAGGCAGCACATCGGTGCGGGTGATGGTGCGCAGCCCAGACGCGCCGAACGCGAAGGCCCTCGCGGCGGCCGGCGCCGAGGTGGTCGTCGGGGATCTCGACGATCCGCGGTCGCTGCGCGCCGCCTGCGCCGGGGCACGGGCGGTGTTCTCGATGCAGTCGCCCATCGTCTCCGCGACCGGCGTTGACTACAGCAAGGAGCGCGAGCAGGGGAAAAACCTCGTCGAGGCCGCGTTGGCCGAAGGCGTCGGCACGTTCGTGCACACCGCGACGTCGGGCGTCGGCGACCACCGTAACGTCGAGGGCTGGGCCGAGGGTCGCTGGAAGTCCCACGAGGACTACTGGGAGAACAAGCTCGCTACCTGCGAGCTCGTGCGCAACGCCGGCTTCGACCACTGGACCATCATCCTGCCCGCCACCTTCATGGACCACCCCATGCTCGATCCCGCCGGCTTCGCCGACGGGCGCCGGCTGGTCACGGTGATCAGGACCGATCGGCCCATCGGGCTCATCGCCCCGGAGGACATCGGCAAGGCAGTCGCGGCGGCGATCAACGATCCCGCCAGGTTCAAAGGTGTGACGCTGCAGCTCGCCGGCGACCTGCTCACGATTCCTCAGATCGCCGAGATCCTCTCGCGCCTCGACGGCAAGGAGTACGTAGTGCAGTCGGGCACGGTCGAGGAGGCCGTCGCCGCCGGCTTGCATCCCGGCGTGGCGCGGGGCCTGACGTACATGAACGTCGCCCCGGTGCTGGCACGGCCCGAGAGCGCCCGCTCCTACGGTCTCTCGCCCATGAGCTTCGAGACGTGGGCCCGCCAGCAGCGAAGGATGACCTGA
- a CDS encoding ArsR/SmtB family transcription factor, with translation MPRTFDRRAIHDTAQIRLLSSPVRQELVDTLAALGGEASVADLAEQLGRPADGLYYHLRVLCRGGLVREVESAEGEERRYRLAGTGDAPLRLAYRAGKAGNLAALAKFARGLLRIATRDFEEALRLEDVAVNGPRRELWTARNKGWVSPQDLEEVNRLIERLCELTSQPRAPGRERLMSLAFVLAPIRPRAKRRGPPEP, from the coding sequence ATGCCCAGGACGTTCGACCGCCGTGCCATCCACGACACGGCGCAGATTCGGCTGCTCTCCTCTCCGGTGAGGCAGGAACTCGTGGACACCCTGGCCGCGCTCGGCGGCGAGGCGAGTGTCGCCGACCTGGCGGAACAGCTCGGGCGTCCGGCGGATGGGCTCTACTACCACCTACGGGTGCTCTGTCGCGGCGGGCTGGTTCGCGAGGTGGAGTCCGCCGAGGGAGAAGAGCGGCGCTACCGCCTCGCCGGCACCGGTGATGCGCCCCTTCGCCTGGCCTATCGTGCTGGAAAGGCCGGCAACCTCGCGGCCCTGGCGAAGTTCGCCCGCGGCCTGCTGCGAATCGCGACGCGCGACTTCGAGGAGGCGCTGCGGTTGGAGGACGTGGCCGTCAACGGTCCGCGACGCGAGCTCTGGACGGCACGCAACAAGGGTTGGGTGAGCCCCCAGGACCTGGAGGAGGTCAACAGGCTCATCGAGCGCCTCTGCGAGCTCACCAGCCAGCCGAGGGCGCCCGGCCGCGAGCGCCTGATGAGCCTCGCCTTCGTGCTCGCGCCCATCCGCCCTCGCGCGAAGCGGCGCGGCCCGCCCGAGCCCTGA
- a CDS encoding TetR/AcrR family transcriptional regulator: protein MDRVKTLRADGRRNRERIVAAAVELVGRDGAQASLEEIARRAGVGSATLHRHFPSRRALLEAVFRVGVAQLCERAAAQPGEDPSAELAAWLEEMTVYTATHRGLAAALLAGPDGLSPEEICCTGMLLDVLEVLVARASSVGALHAGATAEDLMLLVNAIAVATEDDPTTASRLLRLALTGIRSENRNGTPSRPGRARAPTKK, encoded by the coding sequence GTGGATCGTGTGAAGACGTTGCGAGCGGACGGCCGACGCAACCGGGAGCGGATCGTCGCCGCCGCCGTGGAGCTGGTCGGCAGGGATGGCGCGCAGGCGTCGCTTGAGGAGATCGCGCGGCGGGCGGGGGTGGGCTCCGCGACCCTGCACCGACACTTCCCGTCGCGGCGGGCGCTGTTGGAGGCGGTATTCCGCGTCGGCGTCGCGCAGCTCTGTGAGCGGGCAGCCGCGCAGCCGGGCGAGGACCCCAGCGCTGAGCTGGCTGCATGGCTTGAGGAGATGACGGTTTACACCGCGACCCACCGCGGGCTTGCGGCTGCGCTGCTGGCCGGCCCGGATGGCCTCTCGCCAGAAGAGATCTGCTGCACCGGCATGCTGCTCGACGTGTTGGAGGTTCTGGTGGCACGAGCCTCGTCTGTGGGCGCGCTTCACGCCGGCGCCACTGCGGAGGACCTGATGCTCTTGGTGAACGCGATCGCCGTCGCCACCGAAGACGATCCGACCACCGCGAGCCGGTTGCTGCGCCTCGCGCTCACCGGCATACGGTCTGAAAACCGGAACGGTACCCCTTCTCGGCCGGGTCGGGCTCGGGCGCCGACGAAGAAGTAG